A DNA window from Actinokineospora baliensis contains the following coding sequences:
- a CDS encoding DUF3558 domain-containing protein — MAIATTRSGRPWGQRVRKRALALVVTFAVAGCTATQAGTPTPTPGEGETTAPTSGESPTKTSTSIPPRPKSLKLDSIDPCALLTADQRGGLKVDTFRPQTNNTEQYRGAKECAFEISAQAPYYRYYATVVTTEGVEVWLAGDRNVDADLISVGDFAAVRYDLAGQGASAAPCTVAIDVAQGQQLQIRTTTSGKDFTQDEVCRMSEKAAGLALTTLKTLV, encoded by the coding sequence ATGGCTATAGCGACGACGAGATCAGGGCGGCCTTGGGGGCAGCGGGTGCGTAAGCGGGCCCTCGCGTTGGTCGTGACATTCGCTGTCGCGGGATGCACGGCGACGCAAGCAGGGACCCCAACGCCGACCCCGGGTGAGGGTGAGACGACGGCGCCGACTTCCGGCGAGTCGCCGACCAAAACCAGCACGTCGATCCCGCCGCGACCCAAGTCGCTCAAGCTCGACTCGATCGACCCCTGCGCTCTGTTGACCGCGGACCAGCGGGGTGGGTTGAAGGTCGACACATTTCGTCCGCAGACAAACAACACTGAGCAGTACCGCGGGGCCAAGGAATGCGCCTTCGAGATTTCAGCGCAGGCGCCCTACTACCGCTACTACGCGACGGTGGTCACGACTGAGGGTGTTGAGGTCTGGTTGGCAGGTGATCGGAATGTGGACGCGGACCTCATTTCGGTCGGAGACTTCGCCGCTGTTCGCTACGACCTCGCCGGGCAGGGCGCCAGCGCCGCTCCGTGCACCGTCGCGATCGATGTCGCGCAAGGTCAGCAGTTGCAGATCCGGACGACGACCAGCGGCAAGGATTTCACCCAGGACGAGGTGTGCCGGATGAGCGAGAAGGCGGCTGGTCTGGCGTTGACCACGTTGAAGACGTTGGTGTGA
- a CDS encoding PE domain-containing protein — MTDATQTGAIAAVLATAHMAAESLHRTTATSAGQFLINHDNVLAAAKVIQTQIDTLQPQIDTAIADLEIAAPGEDEVSLRVAQEWNDRLVHQSGSYSVRVAEYITGLRNLVNQLKDSARAYGYSDDEIRAALGAAGA; from the coding sequence ATGACCGACGCCACCCAAACCGGCGCGATAGCGGCAGTCCTCGCGACCGCCCACATGGCCGCCGAGTCCCTCCACCGCACCACCGCCACCTCAGCAGGCCAATTCCTCATCAACCACGACAACGTCCTCGCCGCCGCCAAGGTCATCCAAACCCAGATCGACACCTTGCAGCCGCAGATCGACACGGCAATCGCCGATCTCGAGATCGCTGCCCCGGGTGAGGACGAGGTCAGCCTCCGCGTCGCGCAGGAGTGGAATGACCGGTTGGTGCACCAGAGCGGTTCCTACAGCGTGCGGGTGGCCGAGTACATAACGGGATTGCGGAACCTGGTGAATCAGCTGAAGGACAGCGCGCGGGCTTATGGCTATAGCGACGACGAGATCAGGGCGGCCTTGGGGGCAGCGGGTGCGTAA